One Megalops cyprinoides isolate fMegCyp1 chromosome 4, fMegCyp1.pri, whole genome shotgun sequence genomic window carries:
- the sorbs3 gene encoding vinexin isoform X1, whose product MQPQRQVEILDHLNGSRIVFSNDASHSTLHQLQPSPDLTQEVVVISPGLPTPPLSPYRTSSLSHRHHSEEQKVSGINGNGSPTLNFGSYYGPSSSTGTLLNGVPGRTSATLPRRFAPGEERLVKFSGIGPVDETGMPIASRSSVNKPKDWYRSMFRQIHKKPPEPDLGDSRLWSEDKTLAPPDVPPAGSASDGHRLEQDLFTLTPYGSLPDWSELGDGDAQSDQGRRHPEPRSIFDFEPGQSTTSEDPAQGQSLPQQPLVKPHSPSIEASLVSELTRFEAELDSDIQGLERRLSQKRQRRGRGEGARSTVPATAPGTRSAQETSPVIGAKQPVTNSLGVAPTSHPVVPSSSAVQRTSPSHTHGRGNPASAPEAMDFPLKREEKKMKAARAKFNFQAQSPKELTLQKGDVVYIHRQVDANWFEGEHHGRAGIFPITYVEIIPPTEKPTPIKSPTIQVLEYGEAMALFNFPADLPVELSFRKGERICVTRRVDDSWLEGRIPGTSRSGIFPASYVQVNKMPRTKSSDDYPSSPTSTSPSQPLSPGRPLHSPAPRSPLSPSVFSPSPQPSPLKQHSPALPQSPGPQSRSPQSPDHLSLSMQPSNHWPSTSPKSNSPTPQTNHWSGTHPAAHNSLNREARLEPAPSKQTPQWAGATANITPTSGYSTQNGNATNSTQPSQHIMAPPTAQTSTNPGSTVVQRQPYKAVYNYKPQNSDELELREGDIVQVMEKCDDGWFVGTSERTRAFGTFPGNYVAPV is encoded by the exons ATGCAGCCTCAG CGGCAGGTGGAAATCCTGGACCATCTGAACGGCTCGCGGATCGTCTTCTCCAACGATGCCTCCCACAGCAccctgcaccagctgcagccTTCCCCCGACCTGACCCAGGAGGTGGTGGTGATCTCCCCTGGGCTGCCCACTCCACCGCTGAGCCCCTATCGCACCTCCAGCCTCAGTCACAGACACCACTCTGAGGAGCAGAAG GTATCAGGGATCAATGGAAATGGCTCTCCAACCCTCAACTTTGGCTCCTACTACGGTCCTTCATCATCAACCG GGACTCTGTTAAACGGTGTCCCAGGCAGAACCTCTGCTACCCTGCCCCGGAGGTTCGCCCCAGGGGAGGAGAGGCTGGTAAAATTCTCTGGCATTGGCCCCGTGGATGAGACTGGGATGCCCATCGCCTCCAGATCT AGCGTGAACAAGCCTAAGGACTGGTACAGGAGCATGTTCAGACAGATCCACAAGAAGCCACCTG agcCTGACCTGGGGGACTCCAGGCTGTGGTCTGAAGACA AGACCCTGGCCCCTCCTGATGTCCCCCCTGCCGGGAGTGCCTCGGACGGGCACAGACTCGAGCAGGACCTCTTCACCCTCACCCCCTACGGCTCCCTGCCTGACTG GAGCGAGCTGGGGGACGGAGACGCGCAGTCCGACCAAGGGAGGCGGCACCCGGAGCCCAGGAGCATTTTCGACTTCGAGCCAGGACAGAGCACCACCTCAGAGGACCCCGCTCAG GGTCAGAGTCTTCCACAGCAGCCTCTGGTGAAGCCCCACTCTCCATCCATTGAG GCGAGTCTGGTCTCAGAGCTGACTCGCTTTGAGGCGGAGCTAGACTCGGACATCCAGGGCCTGGAGAGGAGGCTGTCTCAGAAACGGCAGCGACGAGGCCGGGGTGAG GGCGCAAGGAGCACCGTCCCAGCGACCGCACCAGGTACGCGGAGTGCACAGGAAACGAG CCCTGTGATTGGAGCAAAGCAGCCCGTGACCAACAGCTTGGGTGTGGCACCTACCAGTCATCCAGTTGTCCCCAGCTCCAGTGCCGTGCAAAGGACGtcacccagccacacacatgGTAGAG GCAATCCTGCCTCTGCACCCGAAGCCATGGACTTCCCactgaagagagaggagaagaag atgAAAGCTGCAAGGGCCAAGTTCAATTTCCAGGCCCAGTCACCCAA AGAGCTGACCCTGCAGAAGGGCGATGTGGTGTACATCCACAGACAGGTGGACGCCAACTGGTTTGAAGGAGAGCATCATGGGAGAGCTGGTATCTTTCCAATCACCTATGTGGAG ATCATTCCCCCAACTGAGAAGCCCACACCCATCAAGTCGCCCACCATCCAGGTGCTGGAGTACGGAGAGGCCATGGCTCTCTTCAACTTCCCTGCAGATCTGCCCGTGGAGCTCTCCTTCCGCAAG gGTGAGCGGATCTGTGTGACCAGGCGTGTGGACGACAGCTGGCTGGAGGGCCGGATCCCTGGGACCTCTCGCAGCGGCATCTTCCCCGCCAGCTACGTCCAAGTCAACAAGATGCCCCGCACCAAATCCTCCGACGActacccctcctcccccacctccacctccccctcccagcccctcaGTCCTGGTCGCCCCCTCCACTCCCCCGCTCCCCGctcgcccctctctcccagTGTTTTCAGCCCAAGTCCGCAGCCCTCCCCGCTGAAGCAGCACTCCCCTGCACTACCCCAGTCCCCAGGCCCCCAGTCGCGGTCACCTCAGTCTCCCGATCATCTCTCCCTCTCGATGCAGCCCTCCAATCACTGGCCCAGCACCTCCCCCAAATCCAACTCCCCCACTCCACAGACCAACCACTGGAGTGGAACACACCCGGCAGCTCATAATTCTCTCAACAGAGAGGCAAGATTAGAACCAGCGCCGTCCAAACAGACCCCTCAATGGGCAGGTGCCACAGCAAACATCACTCCCACATCTGGCTACTCTACTcag AATGGAAATGCCACCAACTCGACACAGCCCAGCCAACACATCATGGCTccacccacagcacagacatcCACCAATCCTGGCTCCACAGTGGTCCAACGGCAACC GTATAAAGCCGTCTACAACTACAAGCCACAGAACAGTGAcgagctggagctgagagagggagacattgTGCAAGTGATGGAGAAGTGTGATGATGGCTGGTTTGTAG GTACGTCAGAAAGGACTCGTGCCTTTGGGACATTTCCAGGGAACTATGTGGCACCAGTCTAA
- the sorbs3 gene encoding vinexin isoform X2 has protein sequence MQPQRQVEILDHLNGSRIVFSNDASHSTLHQLQPSPDLTQEVVVISPGLPTPPLSPYRTSSLSHRHHSEEQKVSGINGNGSPTLNFGSYYGPSSSTGTLLNGVPGRTSATLPRRFAPGEERLVKFSGIGPVDETGMPIASRSSVNKPKDWYRSMFRQIHKKPPEPDLGDSRLWSEDKTLAPPDVPPAGSASDGHRLEQDLFTLTPYGSLPDWSELGDGDAQSDQGRRHPEPRSIFDFEPGQSTTSEDPAQGQSLPQQPLVKPHSPSIEGARSTVPATAPGTRSAQETSPVIGAKQPVTNSLGVAPTSHPVVPSSSAVQRTSPSHTHGRGNPASAPEAMDFPLKREEKKMKAARAKFNFQAQSPKELTLQKGDVVYIHRQVDANWFEGEHHGRAGIFPITYVEIIPPTEKPTPIKSPTIQVLEYGEAMALFNFPADLPVELSFRKGERICVTRRVDDSWLEGRIPGTSRSGIFPASYVQVNKMPRTKSSDDYPSSPTSTSPSQPLSPGRPLHSPAPRSPLSPSVFSPSPQPSPLKQHSPALPQSPGPQSRSPQSPDHLSLSMQPSNHWPSTSPKSNSPTPQTNHWSGTHPAAHNSLNREARLEPAPSKQTPQWAGATANITPTSGYSTQNGNATNSTQPSQHIMAPPTAQTSTNPGSTVVQRQPYKAVYNYKPQNSDELELREGDIVQVMEKCDDGWFVGTSERTRAFGTFPGNYVAPV, from the exons ATGCAGCCTCAG CGGCAGGTGGAAATCCTGGACCATCTGAACGGCTCGCGGATCGTCTTCTCCAACGATGCCTCCCACAGCAccctgcaccagctgcagccTTCCCCCGACCTGACCCAGGAGGTGGTGGTGATCTCCCCTGGGCTGCCCACTCCACCGCTGAGCCCCTATCGCACCTCCAGCCTCAGTCACAGACACCACTCTGAGGAGCAGAAG GTATCAGGGATCAATGGAAATGGCTCTCCAACCCTCAACTTTGGCTCCTACTACGGTCCTTCATCATCAACCG GGACTCTGTTAAACGGTGTCCCAGGCAGAACCTCTGCTACCCTGCCCCGGAGGTTCGCCCCAGGGGAGGAGAGGCTGGTAAAATTCTCTGGCATTGGCCCCGTGGATGAGACTGGGATGCCCATCGCCTCCAGATCT AGCGTGAACAAGCCTAAGGACTGGTACAGGAGCATGTTCAGACAGATCCACAAGAAGCCACCTG agcCTGACCTGGGGGACTCCAGGCTGTGGTCTGAAGACA AGACCCTGGCCCCTCCTGATGTCCCCCCTGCCGGGAGTGCCTCGGACGGGCACAGACTCGAGCAGGACCTCTTCACCCTCACCCCCTACGGCTCCCTGCCTGACTG GAGCGAGCTGGGGGACGGAGACGCGCAGTCCGACCAAGGGAGGCGGCACCCGGAGCCCAGGAGCATTTTCGACTTCGAGCCAGGACAGAGCACCACCTCAGAGGACCCCGCTCAG GGTCAGAGTCTTCCACAGCAGCCTCTGGTGAAGCCCCACTCTCCATCCATTGAG GGCGCAAGGAGCACCGTCCCAGCGACCGCACCAGGTACGCGGAGTGCACAGGAAACGAG CCCTGTGATTGGAGCAAAGCAGCCCGTGACCAACAGCTTGGGTGTGGCACCTACCAGTCATCCAGTTGTCCCCAGCTCCAGTGCCGTGCAAAGGACGtcacccagccacacacatgGTAGAG GCAATCCTGCCTCTGCACCCGAAGCCATGGACTTCCCactgaagagagaggagaagaag atgAAAGCTGCAAGGGCCAAGTTCAATTTCCAGGCCCAGTCACCCAA AGAGCTGACCCTGCAGAAGGGCGATGTGGTGTACATCCACAGACAGGTGGACGCCAACTGGTTTGAAGGAGAGCATCATGGGAGAGCTGGTATCTTTCCAATCACCTATGTGGAG ATCATTCCCCCAACTGAGAAGCCCACACCCATCAAGTCGCCCACCATCCAGGTGCTGGAGTACGGAGAGGCCATGGCTCTCTTCAACTTCCCTGCAGATCTGCCCGTGGAGCTCTCCTTCCGCAAG gGTGAGCGGATCTGTGTGACCAGGCGTGTGGACGACAGCTGGCTGGAGGGCCGGATCCCTGGGACCTCTCGCAGCGGCATCTTCCCCGCCAGCTACGTCCAAGTCAACAAGATGCCCCGCACCAAATCCTCCGACGActacccctcctcccccacctccacctccccctcccagcccctcaGTCCTGGTCGCCCCCTCCACTCCCCCGCTCCCCGctcgcccctctctcccagTGTTTTCAGCCCAAGTCCGCAGCCCTCCCCGCTGAAGCAGCACTCCCCTGCACTACCCCAGTCCCCAGGCCCCCAGTCGCGGTCACCTCAGTCTCCCGATCATCTCTCCCTCTCGATGCAGCCCTCCAATCACTGGCCCAGCACCTCCCCCAAATCCAACTCCCCCACTCCACAGACCAACCACTGGAGTGGAACACACCCGGCAGCTCATAATTCTCTCAACAGAGAGGCAAGATTAGAACCAGCGCCGTCCAAACAGACCCCTCAATGGGCAGGTGCCACAGCAAACATCACTCCCACATCTGGCTACTCTACTcag AATGGAAATGCCACCAACTCGACACAGCCCAGCCAACACATCATGGCTccacccacagcacagacatcCACCAATCCTGGCTCCACAGTGGTCCAACGGCAACC GTATAAAGCCGTCTACAACTACAAGCCACAGAACAGTGAcgagctggagctgagagagggagacattgTGCAAGTGATGGAGAAGTGTGATGATGGCTGGTTTGTAG GTACGTCAGAAAGGACTCGTGCCTTTGGGACATTTCCAGGGAACTATGTGGCACCAGTCTAA